In Actinoplanes derwentensis, the following proteins share a genomic window:
- a CDS encoding GNAT family N-acetyltransferase — MNSREIELFAFDDRAESLAGIAAAALREEGVTWLTVATTQPESVVSVLKAAGLIMLQQSEQLMSVDLHKHPRSPVPAGYRAETTVDDDVVYVQVLADDGSDAARGHAGVVGGYASADKILTWPDHRRRGLGSVVMGILADAAIELGAETGLLVGSTQGQQLYQMLGWRTEATVLIAAPPGTVYPQ; from the coding sequence ATGAACTCGCGCGAGATCGAACTTTTCGCCTTCGACGACCGGGCTGAGTCGTTGGCCGGGATCGCTGCGGCGGCGCTCCGCGAGGAAGGCGTCACCTGGTTGACCGTGGCGACCACGCAGCCGGAGTCGGTGGTGAGCGTGCTGAAGGCGGCAGGGCTGATCATGTTGCAGCAGTCCGAGCAGCTGATGAGCGTCGACCTGCATAAGCACCCCCGGAGCCCGGTGCCCGCCGGGTACCGGGCCGAGACCACGGTCGACGACGACGTGGTCTACGTCCAGGTGCTCGCCGACGACGGCTCGGACGCCGCCCGGGGCCATGCGGGAGTCGTCGGCGGGTACGCTTCGGCCGACAAGATCCTCACCTGGCCGGACCATCGGCGCCGAGGGCTGGGCAGCGTGGTCATGGGGATCCTGGCCGACGCGGCGATCGAACTCGGGGCGGAGACCGGGCTGCTCGTCGGCAGCACTCAGGGCCAGCAGCTGTACCAGATGCTCGGCTGGCGTACCGAAGCGACAGTCCTGATCGCCGCGCCGCCCGGCACCGTCTACCCGCAGTAG